The following proteins are encoded in a genomic region of Gossypium hirsutum isolate 1008001.06 chromosome D05, Gossypium_hirsutum_v2.1, whole genome shotgun sequence:
- the LOC107906173 gene encoding nudix hydrolase 9 isoform X2 produces the protein MEKEVGNGCSSLAYKLLFSCPFGLSQPQLSAVFDESYDRIPHSDSNLENSTSQIWDQRVQKNGSLFNGKKFRYGGYSQKSGDGSKKESYVCLHLGLTDYRTFVGTNLNPSWEKFLVASEDDPTQCRHTSSPLGNGAIVETSDQKIVLLQRSNNVGEFPGHFVFPGGHPEPQEVGIETHEYCKCSKDSELVNKKVSQEMFESIIREVVEEIGVPATSLGLEC, from the exons ATGGAGAAGGAAGTCGGCAACGGGTGTTCTTCTCTTGCTTACAAGCTTTTATTCTCATGCCCTTTCGGTCTGTCTCAGCCACAG CTGTCCGCAGTTTTCGATGAATCATACGATAGAATTCCTCATTCAGACTCGAATTTGGAGAATTCCACTTCTCAG ATATGGGATCAGAGGGTTCAGAAAAATGGATCTTTATTCAATGGCAAGAAATTTAGG TATGGAGGCTATAGTCAGAAGAGTGGAGATGGATCAAAGAAAGAGTCTTATGTATGCCTCCACCTTGGGTTGACAGATTATAG AACTTTTGTGGGGACAAACTTGAATCCTTCATGGGAAAAATTCTTGGTTGCATCAGAAG ATGACCCAACACAGTGTCGACACACCTCGAGCCCTCTAGGTAATGGTGCAATTGTGGAGACATCTGACCAAAAAATAGTGCTGCTGCAAAGAAGTAATAATGTTGGCGAATTTCCTGGGCATTTTGTTTTCCCAGGAGGCCACCCTGAG CCACAAGAAGTTGGCATAGAAACCCACGAGTACTGCAAGTGCTCGAAAGATTCTGAGCTTGTTAATAAAAAGGTTTCTCAGGAGATGTTCGAAAGCATCATCCGTGAAGTTGTTGAGGAAATTGGAGTACCAGCTACATCCTTG GGTCTTGAATGTTAG
- the LOC107906173 gene encoding nudix hydrolase 9 isoform X1 — protein MEKEVGNGCSSLAYKLLFSCPFGLSQPQLSAVFDESYDRIPHSDSNLENSTSQIWDQRVQKNGSLFNGKKFRYGGYSQKSGDGSKKESYVCLHLGLTDYRTFVGTNLNPSWEKFLVASEDDPTQCRHTSSPLGNGAIVETSDQKIVLLQRSNNVGEFPGHFVFPGGHPEPQEVGIETHEYCKCSKDSELVNKKVSQEMFESIIREVVEEIGVPATSLSDPLFIGISRRVLNVRPAIFFFIKCSLESKEIHQLYSKAQDGYESTQLYTVSMIEVEHMTSKMPGCHQGGFALYKLMVEALKKN, from the exons ATGGAGAAGGAAGTCGGCAACGGGTGTTCTTCTCTTGCTTACAAGCTTTTATTCTCATGCCCTTTCGGTCTGTCTCAGCCACAG CTGTCCGCAGTTTTCGATGAATCATACGATAGAATTCCTCATTCAGACTCGAATTTGGAGAATTCCACTTCTCAG ATATGGGATCAGAGGGTTCAGAAAAATGGATCTTTATTCAATGGCAAGAAATTTAGG TATGGAGGCTATAGTCAGAAGAGTGGAGATGGATCAAAGAAAGAGTCTTATGTATGCCTCCACCTTGGGTTGACAGATTATAG AACTTTTGTGGGGACAAACTTGAATCCTTCATGGGAAAAATTCTTGGTTGCATCAGAAG ATGACCCAACACAGTGTCGACACACCTCGAGCCCTCTAGGTAATGGTGCAATTGTGGAGACATCTGACCAAAAAATAGTGCTGCTGCAAAGAAGTAATAATGTTGGCGAATTTCCTGGGCATTTTGTTTTCCCAGGAGGCCACCCTGAG CCACAAGAAGTTGGCATAGAAACCCACGAGTACTGCAAGTGCTCGAAAGATTCTGAGCTTGTTAATAAAAAGGTTTCTCAGGAGATGTTCGAAAGCATCATCCGTGAAGTTGTTGAGGAAATTGGAGTACCAGCTACATCCTTG TCAGATCCTCTTTTTATCGGCATATCTCGCAGGGTCTTGAATGTTAGACCAGCtatctttttctttattaaatgCAGTCTTGAATCAAAAGAAATCCATCAACTGTATTCTAAGGCACAAGATGGCTATGAATCCACTCAACTTTATACAGTCTCAATG ATTGAAGTAGAGCATATGACATCAAAAATGCCTGGCTGTCATCAAGGTGGATTTGCTCTCTATAAGCTAATGGTTGAAGCATTGAAGAAGAACTGA